The Trichoplusia ni isolate ovarian cell line Hi5 chromosome 10, tn1, whole genome shotgun sequence genome window below encodes:
- the LOC113498330 gene encoding beta-1,3-glucan-binding protein-like — protein sequence MTCDVRSLLFFLIALIGTCLAQIMYEGPEPNVEVLHPKGFKVSLKDDGYSSFRVRGRLFFLNKAETRVLTERDTNVSKRDGYWVYENWRHKLEAGDTIFYVINVNKRGIDAMSFIYDYTVTESSCRESKTVVRGEKSVCEGSMIFQEEFEKTSLSDLCNWYSEIMFPREPDFPFNAYVSNDTISFEDGSLVIRPVLSETQYGEDFLYNAFDLGARCTGTEDRYECKHEASGANVFPPVLTAKISTRHHFNFKFGRIEVRAKLPAGSWLIPEINLEPSDHTYGQDHYESGYMRVAFARGNPSLAKKLYGGPVLSDTEPFRSALLKEKIGIESWNKDFHNYTLVWRPDGIDLLMDGEHYGTVSPEGGFIESARNYSVTHSWHWAKGTVMAPLDEMFHVTLGLRVGGINEFPDDLADKPWVNGASKARLDFWSNKDSWYPSWHNTALHVDYVRIYAL from the exons ATGACGTGTGACGTCAGAAgcctgttgttttttttaattgccttgATTGGAACGTGTTTGGCTCAGATAATGTATGAAGGGCCCGAACCAAATGTAGAAGTCTTGCACCCTAAGGGATTTAAAGTCAGCTTAAAAG ATGATGGATATTCGTCTTTTAGAGTTCGAGGAAGGTTATTTTTCCTTAACAAAGCAGAAACTAGAGTATTAACTGAACGAGACACAAATGTATCGAAACGCGACGGGTACTGGGTGTACGAAAACTGGAGACATAAGTTAGAAGCTGGAGACACTATATTCTATGTTATTAACGTCAACAAGCGCGGGATCGACGCAATGAGCTTTATCTATGATTATACCGTCACTG AAAGCTCATGCCGGGAATCCAAAACTGTGGTCCGAGGAGAAAAATCAGTATGTGAAGGCAGTATGATTTTCCAGGAGGAGTTTGAAAAGACAAGTCTTTCAGATTTGTGCAATTGGTATTCAGAGATCATGTTTCCAAGAGAACcg GATTTTCCATTTAACGCATATGTTTCGAATGATACAATCAGTTTTGAGGACGGGTCACTGGTCATCAGGCCCGTGCTTAGCGAGACTCAGTATGGAGAGGACTTCCTTTACAACGCTTTTGACCTGGGCGCTAG ATGTACAGGAACGGAAGATAGATACGAGTGCAAGCATGAAGCTTCAGGTGCTAATGTATTTCCTCCAGTGCTCACGGCCAAGATCAGCACCCGACACCATTTCAACTTCAAGTTTGGAAGGATCGAAGTACGAGCAAAGCTGCCAGCTGGCAGTTGGTTGATACCCG AAATCAATTTGGAGCCATCAGACCATACTTACGGCCAAGATCACTACGAGTCTGGTTACATGCGCGTGGCCTTCGCCCGGGGCAACCCAAGTCTGGCAAAGAAGCTGTATGGAGGTCCAGTACTCTCAGACACTGAGCCCTTCAGGTCAGCTCTGCTCAAAGAGAAGATTGGAATCGAAAGCTGGAATAAGGACTTCCATAACTACACTTTGGTCTGGAGACCAG ATGGTATCGACTTACTGATGGACGGAGAGCATTATGGTACAGTCAGCCCTGAAGGGGGGTTCATTGAGTCTGCCAGAAATTATAGCGTCACTCACTCTTGGCACTGGGCTAAAGGAACTGTCATGGCGCCGCTTGATGAAATG TTTCACGTGACCCTTGGTCTTCGAGTGGGGGGTATCAACGAATTTCCCGATGATCTCGCTGACAAGCCATGGGTTAACGGCGCTAGCAAGGCCAGGCTGGACTTCTGGTCTAATAAAGACTCCTGGTATCCATCTTGGCACAACACTGCTTTACATGTAGACTACGTCAGAATATACGCGCTttag